GTCGGACCCGGCGCGCCGCTAGCGTGACCGCATGACTCGATCGCGGACCGCCTCGGTCGGTGCCGGACTCGTCGGCGCCCTCGTCTTCGTCGAGTTCGTCAGCGGGTTCCTGCAGGGGTACTACACGCCCTTGGCCACCGACATCGCCCGGCACCTCGACATCAACGACGCGGACGTGAACTGGTTCGAGGCGGCGCAGCTGCTGTTGTCGGCGCTGTGCGTGCCGCCGCTGTCGAAGCTGGGCGACCTGATCGGGCACCAGCGGGTCCTGGCCTGGTCGGCCGGGCTGACCGCAGTGGCGACGTGGGGGATCGCCCTGTCCTCGAGCTTCGAGACGTACCTGGTCTTCTGGGCCCTGCAGGGCGTGTTCACGGTCTGGCTGCCGCTCGAGGTCGCCCTGATCTACCGGCGCAGCATCGGCCGGCCGATGCGCGCCGCCGCGACACGTCGCGCGACGGGCGTCATCGTCGCGGCGTTGCAGGCCGGTGCCATCGCGGGCGCCCTCTCGGCGGGCGCCACGTCGGCGGTGTTCGACGCACTGTGGATGGTCCTGGCCGTGCCGGCGGTGCTGACCGTCGCCGTGGTGGTGGTGATCATCGGGTTCGTCCCGGGCGGACACGAGGTCCAGCCCGGCAGCCTCGACGGGCCGGGGTTGGCCTGGATCAGCGCGAGCCTGCTGCTGGTGACGGGAGGTCTGTCGCTCGTGCGGGTGTGGGGTGCCGGCTCGCCGTGGCCGTGGACGGCGATCGTGCTCGGAGCGCTCGCCCTGGTCCCGTTCTGCCGCCACGAGCTGCGGACGCCGGACCCGATCATCGATCTGCGGGTCATGCGACAGCCCGCGATGTGGCCCGTCCAGTTCACGGCCCTGCTGTTCGGGGTCAGTGTCCTCGGGGCGCAGATCCCGTTGTCGACCTTCGCGCAGACCGATCCGGAGGTCCATGGCTACGGCCTCGGTCTGGACTCCACGTCCGTGGCCCCGATCATCGGCGGCTACGTGTTCTCGATGCTCGTGGGCGCCCTGCTGTTCGCCCGGATCAGTCAGCGGTCGAGTCCTCGGGCGTGCCTCATCGGTGCCGCCACGCTGGTCGGGGTCGGGTACGCGGCCCTGCTGGCCCTGCACGGGTCGGTGCTGCAGATGGCCGCCTGCATGATCGTCGCCGGGCTGGGCTCGGGTGCGCTCGTCGCGGCCCTGCCGGCGGCCGCCGCAGCGGCCGCACCCGAGGGTCGTACGGCCGTGGCCACGGGCCTGACGAACACGACCAAGACCATCGGCGGCTCCTTCGCCTCGTGCATCTTCGGGGTCGCCCTGGCCGCCGGGGCGACGCACGCGACGGCCGCCTCGCTCTCGGGGTACTACACGGTCTGGATCGTCTGCTCCGCCACGGCGTTCGTGGCGGCGATCGGGCTCAGGTTCGTCCCTCGGCTGGCCTTCGCCGATCCGGTGGCACGAGAAGAGGAGCTGGAACGATGACCGCAGCCGAGCGACTGGCCGAGCTGATCGCCTGCCGCACCGTCTCTGCGCCCGACGAGCGCGACGAGGCGCAGTTCGTCGCCTTCCGCGAGACCTTCGCGCGGCTCTACCCGC
Above is a window of Aeromicrobium senzhongii DNA encoding:
- a CDS encoding MFS transporter, whose amino-acid sequence is MTRSRTASVGAGLVGALVFVEFVSGFLQGYYTPLATDIARHLDINDADVNWFEAAQLLLSALCVPPLSKLGDLIGHQRVLAWSAGLTAVATWGIALSSSFETYLVFWALQGVFTVWLPLEVALIYRRSIGRPMRAAATRRATGVIVAALQAGAIAGALSAGATSAVFDALWMVLAVPAVLTVAVVVVIIGFVPGGHEVQPGSLDGPGLAWISASLLLVTGGLSLVRVWGAGSPWPWTAIVLGALALVPFCRHELRTPDPIIDLRVMRQPAMWPVQFTALLFGVSVLGAQIPLSTFAQTDPEVHGYGLGLDSTSVAPIIGGYVFSMLVGALLFARISQRSSPRACLIGAATLVGVGYAALLALHGSVLQMAACMIVAGLGSGALVAALPAAAAAAAPEGRTAVATGLTNTTKTIGGSFASCIFGVALAAGATHATAASLSGYYTVWIVCSATAFVAAIGLRFVPRLAFADPVAREEELER